AGATCCTCATACCTCTGTCCAACACCCAAATACAAAATTGGCTTTCCAATAGCATAGGCAATAGATAATGCAGCCCCTCCTTTTGCATCTGCATCAACCTTAGTTAAGATAACTCCATCAATATTCACTGCATTGTTAAACTCCTCTGCCTGATAAATTGCATCATTTCCAGCCAATGCGTCCCCAACAAATATAACCAAATCTGGCTTTGTAACTCTAACAACTTTCTTAATCTCATCCATTAAGTTGACATTTGTTGCCTGCCTTCCTGCAGTATCTGCCAAAACAACATCAATACCTCTTGCCTTTGCATGCTGTATGGCATCATAGATTACTGCTGCACTATCAGCTCCTTTTTGATGCTTTATAACCTTAACTCCAACATTTTTTGCATGTTCTTCCAATTGCTCAATTGCTCCTGCTCTAAATGTGTCTCCTGCTGCTAAAACAACAGAATAACCCTTATTTTTTAATTTATATGCCAACTTTGCAATAGATGTGGTCTTTCCAGTTCCATTGATTCCTACAAATACAAATACTGCCGGTTCTCCTTTTTTCTTTTTTTCTTTAATAATTTCCTCAACATCTATATGTTCTTGTGATAAAATTTCTTTTATAGCATTTTTTAATGCATTTATTGTAATTTCTTCTGGGTCATCATTAGGAGAGATTTTCATTCCAACCAACTGGTTCTTCAATGATTCAATAATCTTTTCAGCAACAACATAAGCAACATCCGCTTCCAACAACTCTAACTCCAA
The sequence above is a segment of the Methanotorris igneus Kol 5 genome. Coding sequences within it:
- the ftsY gene encoding signal recognition particle-docking protein FtsY, with the translated sequence MFGKLKEKLGKTISKLTEKIYKKGEAKEVTIEQSKEEKPQTQMEKSEKKSPFGFLKRDTPTKDKEKEKTIEKIEETPQKKEISFFDRFKITKTIKKVLKKEVVITEDDIEDVLEELELELLEADVAYVVAEKIIESLKNQLVGMKISPNDDPEEITINALKNAIKEILSQEHIDVEEIIKEKKKKGEPAVFVFVGINGTGKTTSIAKLAYKLKNKGYSVVLAAGDTFRAGAIEQLEEHAKNVGVKVIKHQKGADSAAVIYDAIQHAKARGIDVVLADTAGRQATNVNLMDEIKKVVRVTKPDLVIFVGDALAGNDAIYQAEEFNNAVNIDGVILTKVDADAKGGAALSIAYAIGKPILYLGVGQRYEDLIEFDVDWMVNKLFGEEEVKFSTEREF